The following coding sequences lie in one Pseudorasbora parva isolate DD20220531a chromosome 18, ASM2467924v1, whole genome shotgun sequence genomic window:
- the afap1l1b gene encoding actin filament-associated protein 1-like 1b — MEITESTCMEHLVKELSLLLKLLENESVSSATAEKMSVVRNLVKQLQPSVNGSDFIYMNTSLYGNGTSFVESLFEEFDCDLQDLRDSPEEMKDVEQEEASKHLPTKSSPTDTPPPPLPTTPPPDDYYEEAAPLGPDTAPQYITTRNNSSPPNSIEDAYYEDADNNYPTTRLNGASKNSYNDSDALSSSYESYDEEDEEAKSRERRHQWPSEESRLGQMKDCRKCAFLLRKKRFGQWAKQLTIIRENRLQCFKNPKDRSPHVDLPLNLCNVIYVPKDGRRKKHELRFSMPGGEALVLAVQSKEQAESWLKVIQEVSNLANNINGKEISSSPMILRKLELDKMMSSDKHTSDSDSAANGDVTREICENGKGKKGTFSELTGSMSRAAGRKINRIISFSKKKPPLPGETNTLSHLDDNPRCGYLNVLVNQCWKERWCCVRNGTLYFHKDRGDIHTHVSSLALHGVDVLPGLGPKHPFAFRIMRASTEVAALEASCSVEMGRWLGVLLAEAGNATTPEALHYDYVDVDTISSIQNAARHSFLWASSSPSTDPWTYDEVPYESVLQVDENQSKLKRYSSMSSVDTATGDTQITVKRHGSSVNHYGKYGKTRAEEDARRYLNEKEQLEKEKEEIRKSLLSLRSEKRVVKEGLKNATDKQHKAMEQHLAQLEESCRQKEAERVDLELRLTEVKEKLKKSLTGGILGAPVESKPMIKVPVKKKEHIYNDGTVPVNCASEMKKRPLSIYASAKGNVMQKAKEWESKKVM, encoded by the exons GTATGGAGCACCTGGTGAAGGAGCTGAGTTTGCTTCTCAAGCTGCTGGAGAACGAAAGCGTGAGTTCAGCCACCGCAGAGAAGATGAGCGTGGTCAGGAACTTGGTCAAACAGCTGCAGCCATCTG TGAATGGATCTGACTTCATATACATGAACACCTCTCTCTATGGAAATGGTACCAGCTTTGTTGAATCATTGTTTGAAGAATTTG ATTGTGACCTGCAGGATCTCAGGGACTCGCCTGAAGAGATGAAAGATGTGGAGCAAGAGGAGGCATCCAAGCACTTGCCCACAAAATCG AGTCCTACAGACACACCTCCTCCCCCTCTGCCTACCACACCTCCTCCTGATGATTACTATGAAGAAGCTGCCCCGctcggaccggacacagcaccCCAGTATATAACTACACGCA ACAATTCCAGCCCTCCAAACTCAATAGAGGATGCTTATTATGAAGATGCTGACAACAATTACCCGACAACTCGTCTGAACGGGGCCAGCAAAAACTCCT ACAATGATTCAGATGCACTCAGCAGTTCTTATGAGTCCTACGATGAAGAGGATGAGGAAGCTAAAAGTAGAGAAAGAAGGCATCAGTGGCCCTCAGAGGAGAGTCGACTGGGCCAAATGAAAGACTGCCGCAAATGCGCCTTCCTGCTGCGCAAGAAACGCTTCGGTCAGTGGGCTAAGCAGCTAACAATCATCCGCGAGAACAGACTTCAG TGCTTCAAGAATCCCAAAGATCGCTCTCCACATGTTGACCTGCCCCTGAATCTCTGCAATGTCATCTATGTGCCTAAAGATGGACGCCGAAAGAAGCACGAGCTTCGTTTCTCCATGCCGGGAGGGGAGGCTCTAGTGCTGGCAGTGCAGAGCAAAGAACAGGCCGAGAGCTGGCTCAAG GTCATTCAGGAAGTAAGCAACTTGGCAAACAACATTAATGGAAAAGAGATTTCGTCCTCTCCAATGATACTGCGAAAACTAGAGTTGGATAAG ATGATGTCATCAGATAAACACACTTCTGATTCTGACAGCGCAGCCAATGGCGACGTTACCCGCGAGATCTGTGAGAACG GAAAGGGCAAGAAAGGGACATTCTCTGAGCTGACTGGATCTATGAGTCGAGCTGCTGGCAGGAAAATCAACCGCATCATCAGTTTCTCCAAGAAGAAGCCGCCTCTGCCGGGTGAAACCAACACGCTTTCCCACCTGGATGACAATCCCCGCTGTG GCTACTTGAATGTTCTGGTGAATCAGTGTTGGAAGGAACGCTGGTGTTGTGTGAGGAATGGGACTCTATATTTCCATAAGGACAGAGGGGATATTCACACCCACGTTAGCTCTTTAGCCCTTCATGGTGTAGACGTCTTACCCGGTCTTGGGCCCAAACATCCTTTTGCCTTCCGTATCATGCGAGCGAGCACAGAAGTGGCTGCCCTGGAG GCGAGCTGTTCTGTGGAGATGGGCCGCTGGCTGGGGGTTTTGTTGGCTGAAGCAGGCAACGCCACCACCCCTGAGGCATTGCATTATGACTATGTGGATGTGGACACCATCAGCAGCATCCAGAATGCAGCACGACACTCTTTTCT GTGGGCGAGCAGCAGCCCATCCACAGACCCATGGACTTACGATGAAGTTCCCTATGAAAGCGTGTTG CAAGTAGATGAGAATCAGTCTAAACTGAAGCGTTATTCCTCTATGTCCAGTGTGGATACAGCCACGGGTGACACACAGATCACAGTGAAGCGACACGGTTCCT CTGTGAATCACTATGGTAAGTATGGAAAGACGAGGGCGGAAGAAGATGCAAGGCGGTATCTCAATGAGAAAGAGCAGctagagaaagaaaaagaagaaatcaGAAAGAGTCTGCTGTCACTGCGCTCAGAAAAGAGAGTGGTGAAGGAAGGGCTGAAAAACGCAACAG ataaacaGCACAAAGCCATGGAGCAGCATCTGGCCCAGCTGGAGGAAAGCTGCCGTCAGAAGGAAGCTGAGCGAGTGGACCTGGAATTGCGACTCACGGAGGTGAAAGAGAAACTCAAGAAGTCTCTGACTGGAGGAATTCTGGGGGCACCTGTGGAAAGCAAACCCATGATTAAA GttcctgttaaaaaaaaggaacaTATTTACAATGATGGCACTGTGCCGGTCAACTGTGCATCTGAAATGAAGAAACGTCCCCTGTCCATCTATGCGTCTGCCAAAGGAAATGTCATGCAGAAAGCCAAG gaaTGGGAGTCAAAGAAAGTGATGTAA
- the nhp2 gene encoding H/ACA ribonucleoprotein complex subunit 2-like protein, translated as MTKVKKEKTGEEETGGTEKSYQELIANINPIANPLASRKLSKKLYKCVKKAAKVKQIRRGVKEVQKFINKGETGIVIFAGDTLPIEVYCHLPIMCEDRNMPYAYVPSKVDLGSSAGSKRPTCVIMVKPHDDYKEAYDECLEEVTSLPKPI; from the exons ATGACAAAGGTAAAGAAGGAGAAAACAGGCGAAGAGGAGACCGGGGGAACGGAGAAATCGTATCAAGAATTAATAGCTAATATAAATCCCATCGCAAACCCGCTTGCATCGCGTAAACTAAGCAAGAAGCTCTACAAATGCGTCAAGAAAG CTGCTAAAGTCAAACAGATCCGACGAGGAGTAAAAGAGGTACAGAAGTTCATCAACAAAGGGGAGACTGG tattgtgatatttGCTGGAGACACACTTCCCATCGAGGTGTATTGCCACCTACCAATCATGTGTGAAGACCGAAACATGCCCTATGCTTATGTTCCATCTAAAGTT GATTTAGGCTCGTCAGCTGGATCCAAAAGGCCAACCTGTGTTATCATGGTCAAACCGCATGATGATTATAAAGAAGCCTATGATGAGTGCCTGGAGGAAGTCACATCTCTGCCTAAACCAATCTGA
- the grpel2 gene encoding grpE protein homolog 2, mitochondrial, with translation MAVRFLNATRRYPIDLCRLTPSAVTRSVVGLFSTAAEQRSPGDDCHGDDGDDDNSHSVTLVRTLELRARKLEEQVHDLTERYKRAVADSDNVRRRTQKFVEDAKIFGIQSFCRDIVEVADLLEKSSEVEERDGVQQLTQYLAHIQGRLQGVFTKHGLEKMSPVGAAYDPYQHEIVCHTPAEGVEPGTIAVVKQDGYMLHGRTIRHAHVGIAVKTQEQ, from the exons ATGGCCGTGCGCTTTCTGAACGCTACGAGAAGATATCCCATCGATTTGTGCAGGTTAACACCAAGCGCGGTCACCAG GTCCGTTGTAGGGCTCTTCAGCACTGCGGCGGAACAGCGTAGTCCTGGTGACGACTGCCATGGTGACGATGGAGATGATGACAACAGTCACTCTGTGACACTTGTCAGGACGTTGGAGTTGAGAGCTAGAAAACTGGAGGAGCAGGTTCACGACCTTACA GAGAGATACAAACGAGCCGTAGCTGACTCGGACAATGTTCGAAGAAGAACACAGAAATTTGTAGAGGACGCCAAAATATTTG GGATTCAGAGTTTCTGCCGTGACATTGTGGAGGTGGCAGACCTGTTGGAGAAGAGCTCAGAAGTCGAGGAGAGAGATGGAGTGCAGCAGCTGACACAATACCTGGCACACATACAGGGGCGGCTGCAGGGCGTCTTCACCAAGCATGGACTGGAGAAGATGAGCCCTGTGGGTGCCGCCTACGACCCTTATCAGCATGAAATAGTCTGCCATACTCCAGCAGAGGGAGTGGAGCCCGGCACCATAGCTGTGGTGAAGCAAGACGGTTACATGTTGCATGGACGTACTATTCGCCATGCCCATGTGGGTATTGCTGTGAAGACACAGGAGCAGTGA